From a single Nostoc sp. MS1 genomic region:
- a CDS encoding DUF6658 family protein: MNHLINVWKRLRLRQILTVFLAGLLLIVSTACTQANAQGANPKNPAVQAGGANNPYKNGGDGYVNSQFSTDPKITNPGSRKNRDQANLPSNSNVLIAVNSNRDSEILYPGAETPAGRIEKENELPIIREEDFQKPEPGGLIQREPNVGTRIKERLETVTENVKEASKFIPEKADEASARPELQKNPAVGR; the protein is encoded by the coding sequence GTGAACCATTTAATTAATGTATGGAAAAGACTAAGACTGCGCCAGATTTTAACTGTATTTCTTGCTGGTCTATTGTTAATAGTTAGTACCGCATGTACTCAGGCTAATGCTCAAGGAGCTAATCCAAAAAACCCTGCCGTACAAGCTGGTGGAGCTAACAATCCTTATAAGAATGGTGGAGACGGATACGTTAATTCTCAGTTTTCTACCGACCCCAAAATTACTAACCCTGGCAGTAGAAAAAACCGCGATCAAGCAAACTTACCCAGCAATTCAAACGTATTGATTGCTGTGAATAGTAACAGAGATTCAGAAATCCTCTACCCAGGTGCAGAAACCCCAGCCGGGAGAATCGAGAAAGAAAACGAACTTCCCATCATTAGAGAAGAAGACTTCCAAAAGCCTGAACCCGGTGGTTTGATTCAACGTGAACCAAATGTAGGAACTCGGATTAAAGAGCGTCTGGAGACTGTAACAGAAAACGTTAAAGAAGCTTCTAAGTTCATCCCTGAAAAAGCCGATGAAGCCAGCGCTAGACCAGAATTACAAAAGAATCCTGCTGTTGGTAGATAG